CAAATTCAACTACCCTGGTCTTCTGACCGCTCTGCAGTACCTCACTTCTGCTGTTGGGGTTTGGGTTTTGGGGAAGTTGGGCTTTTTGCACCATGATGCATTCACATGGGAAACAGCTAAGAAGTTCTTGCCTGCTGCTGTTGTGTTTTATCTTGCCATTTTCACCAATACCAATCTGCTTAGACATGCCAATGTGGATACTTTTATCGTGTTCCGGTCGTGTACACCCATTTTGGTTGCGCTGGCTGATACGGTGTTTAGGAACCAGAAGTGCCCGTCAAAGCTTACGTTTCTGTCTTTGTTAGTGATTTTGGGGGGAGCTGTTGGGTATGTGGCCACTGATAATGGTTTTACTTTGACTGCTTATTCGTgggcgtttgcgtatctggtGACCATTACGACTGAGATGGTGTACATTAAGCATATGGTGACAAATCTCGGGTTGAACACTTGGGGTTTTGTGTTGTACAACAATTTGTTGTCATTGATGATGGCTCCGCCTTTCTGGATCATTACAGGAGAGTATGTTGAGGTGTTTGCTGCTTTGGGATCCAAGACTGAGAACTTCTTTGCACCTGGTGCGTTCTTTGCGGTGTCATTGTCGTGTGTGTTTGGTCTGCTCATCAGCTTCTTTGGGTTTGCAGCGAGGAAGGCAGTCTCTGCAACAGCATTTACAGTGACTGGTGTTGTCAACAAGTTTCTTACAGTTGCTATCAATGTGATGATATGGGATAAGCATGCCAGCCCCTTTGGTTTGGTCTGCCTCCTAATGACAATCGTTGGTGGTGTGTTTTATCAGCAATCTGTAACTGGACCTAGCAGTGCTCCATCAAAGGGTGTATCAGTATTGCCTAAGCAGACTCACAGCgagaatgatgatgatgactttGACAATGAAAATCAAGGAAAAGCTGTTTCTGCTAAACTTGGGTCTACATGAGAATTCCTATCTTTGCATAATCACTTATTAGCTGCTGAAGAGGTATTGTATGTTTGAAGATTATCTTAAGAACTGTGTTTAGGAGTTATTCAGTATTTATATGCACAATTATAATGATTGATATCTGAGAGAATAGCTGCAATTGATAAAGATTATCTTAAAGTTATGTTACGATTTGATTAagctcttttcttttcatctgCCCATTGTTTGGGGTCGTGTTCTTGTCAGTTAAATCTTGGAAGTAATGGTTGTGTGCTAGCTTGCATAGTGCGAGGACCAATATGAACCGACACTTTGTTGGCCGAAAAATTTGTCATGTGATTCTTTCTCAGTTAGCTTATTTCATC
This genomic interval from Argentina anserina chromosome 1, drPotAnse1.1, whole genome shotgun sequence contains the following:
- the LOC126787184 gene encoding GDP-fucose transporter 1, encoding MSAIRVDPKQYYATSSLLIGYALCSSLLAVINKFAITKFNYPGLLTALQYLTSAVGVWVLGKLGFLHHDAFTWETAKKFLPAAVVFYLAIFTNTNLLRHANVDTFIVFRSCTPILVALADTVFRNQKCPSKLTFLSLLVILGGAVGYVATDNGFTLTAYSWAFAYLVTITTEMVYIKHMVTNLGLNTWGFVLYNNLLSLMMAPPFWIITGEYVEVFAALGSKTENFFAPGAFFAVSLSCVFGLLISFFGFAARKAVSATAFTVTGVVNKFLTVAINVMIWDKHASPFGLVCLLMTIVGGVFYQQSVTGPSSAPSKGVSVLPKQTHSENDDDDFDNENQGKAVSAKLGST